A window of Tautonia plasticadhaerens contains these coding sequences:
- a CDS encoding PQQ-dependent sugar dehydrogenase, with product MRHRDRFLEIWLLPGLALAVGFVPRGDEESPPDRPFGVERRVPWTTSRLVGSPEPPPPFRLDRVFPHIAFQGPVCIAQEPGANRLWVAENRGKVFSLSIDDPDVREPDLVLDLSAERTIYAFSYHPAYEENGEIFIFSPTPMDGSAESAMSRVSRFRVDPDGSGTVLRDSEQVIIEWPAGGHNGGEAIFGPDGYLYIGTGDGSGGSDVDDTGQGVDDLLSVIMRIDVDRPDPGRNYAIPHDNPFVEHPGARPEIWAFGFRNPWRMSFDPETGRLWVGDVGQDLWEMIWEVRKGGNYGWSVQEGSHPFHPHKRAGPGPILPPVVEHHHAECRSITGGYVYHGDRFPELRGAYIYGDYQYGKIWGLRDEGRHVTWHDELADTAVFIASFAVTRDGEILAVDNTTGFIHALRRSSPGTASATFPRTLGETGLFASVPDQEPAPGVIPYSVNAPQWADGALADRLLALPDDAQISDADSWGYPDGMVAVQTLSLDLEAGEPSSRTPIETRILLKQDDHWMGYSYLWDDARSEATLVGRDGAERLLSVADPAAPGGIRQQTWRVPAREECMFCHSRAAGFVLGLKTSQLNRQHDYGGVADNQLRALDHIGIFKAPLASDPGSLPRFVDPYDEHADLDDRARTYLHVNCSICHVADGGGNSFIELDRGRSLEDTRLVGGSPVQGTFGISDARIVAPGEPGRSVLYYRIASLGGARMPRIGSRMVDEEALDLIYRWIAQLPGADDQAEHAGLAALVEPLLDASGSAEPSRAEAIRRLISSTSGAIALTRAIDLGTVPEAVRLEILEATRSHPAPEVRDLFERFVPEADRVRRLGERIDPGEILALQGDADRGRAIFAAESAVNCKSCHRLGGIGVEIGPDLGRIGEKYPRAELLRQIIEPSLVIEPNYALYLVATKSGGIHSGLLIADDGAGVVLRDAQGQEIRIDSSEVEEIRTQPDSLMPELLLRGLTAQEAADLLEYLSSLR from the coding sequence ATGCGCCATCGCGATCGATTCCTGGAGATCTGGCTCCTGCCGGGTTTGGCGCTCGCGGTCGGGTTCGTCCCCCGGGGCGACGAGGAGTCGCCACCTGACCGGCCGTTCGGGGTCGAGCGACGCGTCCCGTGGACGACATCGAGGCTCGTCGGCTCCCCCGAGCCGCCGCCTCCCTTCCGGCTCGATCGGGTCTTCCCCCACATCGCCTTCCAGGGGCCGGTCTGCATCGCCCAGGAGCCGGGGGCCAACCGGCTGTGGGTGGCCGAGAACCGCGGAAAGGTCTTCAGCCTCTCCATCGACGACCCCGACGTCCGGGAGCCCGACCTCGTCCTCGATCTCAGTGCCGAGCGGACGATCTACGCCTTCTCCTACCACCCGGCCTACGAGGAGAACGGCGAAATCTTCATCTTCAGCCCGACCCCCATGGACGGCTCGGCCGAATCGGCGATGAGCCGCGTCTCGCGCTTCCGGGTTGATCCGGACGGCTCGGGGACGGTCCTCCGCGACTCGGAGCAGGTCATCATCGAGTGGCCGGCCGGCGGCCACAACGGCGGCGAGGCGATCTTCGGCCCCGACGGCTACCTCTACATCGGCACGGGCGACGGGTCGGGCGGCTCCGACGTGGACGACACAGGGCAGGGCGTAGACGACCTCCTCTCGGTCATCATGAGGATCGACGTCGATCGCCCGGACCCCGGCCGCAACTACGCGATCCCCCACGACAACCCGTTCGTCGAACATCCCGGCGCCCGGCCCGAGATCTGGGCCTTCGGCTTCCGCAACCCCTGGAGGATGAGCTTCGACCCCGAAACCGGCCGGCTCTGGGTCGGCGACGTCGGCCAGGATCTCTGGGAGATGATCTGGGAGGTCCGCAAAGGCGGCAATTACGGCTGGAGCGTCCAGGAGGGGAGCCATCCCTTCCATCCGCACAAAAGGGCCGGGCCCGGCCCGATCCTCCCCCCGGTCGTCGAGCACCACCACGCCGAGTGCCGCTCCATCACCGGCGGGTACGTGTACCACGGGGACCGCTTCCCCGAGTTGCGCGGGGCCTACATCTACGGCGACTATCAGTACGGCAAGATCTGGGGCCTCCGCGACGAAGGCCGGCACGTCACCTGGCACGACGAGTTGGCCGACACGGCCGTCTTCATCGCCAGCTTCGCCGTCACGAGGGACGGCGAGATCCTGGCGGTCGATAACACCACCGGCTTCATCCACGCCCTGCGCCGATCGTCCCCCGGCACCGCGTCCGCCACCTTCCCCCGGACCCTCGGCGAGACCGGCCTGTTCGCCTCCGTCCCCGACCAGGAGCCGGCGCCCGGGGTGATCCCCTACTCGGTGAACGCCCCGCAGTGGGCCGACGGCGCCCTCGCGGATCGCCTGCTTGCCCTGCCCGATGACGCCCAGATCTCCGACGCCGACTCCTGGGGCTATCCCGACGGCATGGTCGCCGTCCAGACGCTCTCCCTCGATCTGGAGGCGGGCGAGCCGAGTTCCCGGACACCGATCGAGACGCGCATCCTCCTCAAGCAGGATGATCACTGGATGGGCTACTCCTACCTCTGGGACGATGCCCGGTCCGAGGCGACGCTCGTCGGCAGGGATGGGGCGGAGCGTCTCCTCTCCGTCGCCGACCCGGCCGCCCCCGGCGGCATCCGACAGCAAACCTGGCGCGTCCCCGCCCGCGAGGAGTGCATGTTCTGCCACTCCCGGGCGGCTGGGTTCGTCCTCGGCCTGAAGACGTCGCAGTTGAACCGGCAGCACGACTACGGCGGGGTCGCTGACAATCAGCTCCGGGCCCTCGATCACATCGGCATCTTCAAGGCCCCGCTCGCGAGCGATCCGGGCTCGCTCCCCCGGTTCGTCGACCCCTACGACGAGCATGCGGACCTCGACGACCGCGCCCGGACCTATCTCCACGTCAATTGCTCCATCTGCCACGTCGCCGACGGTGGCGGCAACTCCTTCATCGAGCTCGATCGCGGCCGATCGCTCGAGGACACCAGGCTCGTCGGCGGTTCGCCGGTGCAGGGGACTTTCGGCATCTCCGACGCGAGGATCGTCGCCCCGGGGGAGCCGGGGCGGTCGGTCCTCTATTACCGGATCGCGTCCCTCGGCGGGGCGAGGATGCCCCGGATCGGCTCCCGGATGGTCGACGAGGAGGCACTCGACCTGATCTATCGGTGGATCGCGCAGTTGCCGGGTGCCGACGACCAGGCCGAACATGCCGGGCTCGCCGCCCTGGTCGAGCCGCTCCTCGACGCATCGGGGTCGGCCGAGCCATCCCGGGCCGAGGCGATCCGCCGCCTGATCTCCTCGACGAGCGGGGCGATCGCCCTGACCAGGGCGATCGATCTCGGGACGGTTCCCGAGGCGGTCCGACTCGAGATCCTCGAGGCCACCCGGTCACACCCGGCCCCCGAGGTGCGCGACCTGTTCGAGCGATTCGTCCCCGAGGCCGATCGCGTCCGACGGCTCGGCGAGCGGATCGACCCCGGCGAGATCCTCGCCCTGCAGGGGGACGCCGATCGCGGCCGGGCGATCTTCGCCGCCGAGTCGGCCGTCAACTGCAAGAGCTGCCACCGCCTCGGCGGGATCGGCGTCGAGATCGGGCCCGACCTGGGCCGGATCGGCGAGAAGTATCCGCGTGCCGAGCTGCTCCGGCAGATCATCGAGCCATCGCTCGTCATCGAGCCGAACTACGCCCTCTACCTCGTCGCCACGAAATCCGGCGGCATCCACTCCGGCCTGCTCATCGCCGACGACGGGGCGGGGGTCGTCCTCCGGGACGCCCAGGGCCAGGAGATCCGGATCGACTCCTCGGAGGTCGAGGAGATCCGCACCCAGCCGGACTCGCTGATGCCTGAGCTCCTGCTCCGGGGCCTCACCGCCCAGGAGGCGGCGGATCTCCTCGAATACCTATCGTCGCTCCGATGA
- a CDS encoding helix-turn-helix domain-containing protein, whose product MPRPTKFSPEVGEEFLRLLAGGRSRSEATDAVGIGRRTLQDWLRRGREGEPTFAAWAERVDRVAALRRRERLRASWDRYEAESKERWTRFKRAREEYWKERLGLLGFWSRRLAWLAARGKWEAYRRTIERLKAENFRTVATP is encoded by the coding sequence ATGCCACGACCCACCAAGTTCAGCCCAGAGGTCGGCGAGGAGTTCCTCCGCCTCCTTGCCGGAGGGCGGTCCCGGAGCGAGGCGACCGACGCAGTCGGCATCGGCCGACGGACTCTCCAGGACTGGCTCCGACGAGGCCGGGAAGGAGAGCCGACCTTCGCGGCCTGGGCCGAGCGGGTCGATCGGGTGGCGGCGCTGCGTCGCCGGGAGCGGCTCCGGGCGTCCTGGGATCGCTACGAGGCCGAGTCGAAGGAGCGATGGACGCGGTTCAAGCGGGCTCGGGAGGAGTACTGGAAGGAACGGCTCGGGCTGCTCGGGTTCTGGAGCCGTCGCCTGGCGTGGCTGGCGGCGCGGGGGAAGTGGGAGGCCTACCGCCGGACGATCGAGCGGCTCAAGGCCGAGAATTTCCGCACCGTTGCCACACCATAA
- a CDS encoding PSD1 and planctomycete cytochrome C domain-containing protein has protein sequence MTKALRRSLAASLAPLMTLGMAPGFVLAGPSPVEEAQHREAMALFESRVRPVLVERCQRCHGEERQKGDLRLDSRAAMLAGGGFGPAVVPGSTAESLIVEAVRYEGLEMPPEGPLAEEEVEAIARWVELGAPWPGQEHAEVVRDEPGSFSRDDREYWAFQPVGRFEPPAVEDGGWSRNPIDRFVSDRLGRAGLRPAPEADKRTLIRRATFDLHGLPPTPEEVDAFLADESPEAFDRLVDRLLESPRYGERWGRHWLDLVRFAESNGYRADEFRPFAWRYRDYVIDALNRDLPYDEFVRQQIAGDELYPERPIGRVATGYLRLWVYESNQRDVQGQWDGILDDITDVTADAFLGLGMGCAKCHDHKYDPILQRDYYRLRSYFAAVIPLDDATVRPPAPGTGAAERRASWEALTADLRAEIGEIERRYREQAERDAVTKFQPEMQTLLAAREASAGDLSPRETQLATLAFRQVAMEYDKVPSKLEDEKLRWERLVAELGRFDAIRPDDPDVEAIGDVSAEAPPTVIPGDRGAEEIEPGILSILDPAPDAINPPRGWPSSTGRRTALAAWLTDTSNPLVPRVMVNRLWQGHFGRGIVPTTSDFGRLGEAPSHPELLDWLATTLIEEGWSLKSIHRLMMTSATYRQASSREDLTACKAIDPDNALLWMMPSHRLEAEPIWDAMLAVSGELDPEMGGPSVTPEAPRRAVYTRFLRNTKDPLLGAFDVADGYLSTAQRNVTTAPTQSLLMINGSWTLDRARAFTDRLFEDATLDAEARVGLAFRLAFARPPAREEVTAALAFVGGRDAGDRLAAAPPCGDEVGVGTGLPEAERTAWVDFCHVLLNASEFLYVD, from the coding sequence ATGACAAAGGCCCTCCGCCGCAGCCTGGCCGCGAGCCTCGCACCGTTGATGACCCTCGGGATGGCCCCGGGGTTCGTCCTCGCGGGGCCCTCGCCGGTCGAGGAGGCGCAACATCGGGAGGCGATGGCCCTGTTCGAGTCCCGGGTCCGCCCGGTCCTGGTCGAGCGGTGCCAGCGGTGCCACGGCGAGGAACGGCAGAAGGGGGATCTGAGGCTGGACTCCCGCGCGGCCATGCTCGCCGGGGGGGGCTTCGGGCCGGCCGTCGTGCCGGGGAGCACGGCGGAGAGCCTGATCGTCGAGGCAGTCCGCTACGAGGGGCTCGAGATGCCCCCCGAGGGCCCGCTGGCGGAGGAGGAGGTCGAGGCGATCGCCCGATGGGTCGAGCTAGGGGCCCCCTGGCCGGGGCAGGAGCATGCCGAGGTTGTCCGCGACGAGCCGGGCTCGTTCTCCCGGGACGATCGGGAGTACTGGGCCTTCCAGCCGGTGGGGAGGTTCGAGCCGCCGGCCGTCGAGGACGGGGGATGGTCCCGGAACCCGATCGACCGCTTCGTCTCCGATCGCCTGGGCCGGGCCGGACTCCGGCCGGCCCCGGAAGCCGACAAGCGGACGTTGATCCGACGGGCGACGTTCGACCTGCACGGCCTGCCGCCGACCCCCGAGGAGGTAGACGCCTTCCTCGCAGACGAGTCTCCCGAGGCGTTCGATCGACTCGTCGACCGGCTGCTCGAATCGCCCCGATACGGCGAACGCTGGGGCAGGCACTGGCTGGACCTGGTGCGGTTCGCCGAGTCCAACGGCTACCGGGCCGACGAGTTCCGCCCGTTCGCCTGGCGGTATCGGGATTACGTCATCGACGCCCTGAACCGGGACCTGCCCTATGACGAGTTCGTCCGCCAGCAAATCGCCGGGGATGAGCTGTACCCCGAGCGGCCGATCGGGCGGGTGGCCACCGGCTACCTGAGGCTCTGGGTCTACGAGTCGAACCAGCGGGACGTCCAGGGGCAGTGGGACGGCATCCTCGACGACATCACCGACGTGACGGCCGACGCCTTCCTCGGTCTCGGCATGGGCTGCGCGAAGTGCCACGACCACAAATATGACCCGATCCTCCAGCGCGACTACTACCGGCTCCGCTCGTACTTCGCCGCCGTCATCCCCCTGGACGACGCCACCGTCCGCCCCCCCGCGCCGGGGACCGGCGCGGCCGAGCGTCGGGCCTCCTGGGAGGCCCTGACCGCCGACCTCCGGGCCGAGATCGGCGAGATCGAGCGGCGATACCGGGAGCAGGCCGAGCGGGACGCGGTCACGAAGTTCCAGCCCGAGATGCAGACGCTGCTCGCCGCCCGAGAGGCCTCGGCGGGCGACCTGTCACCACGGGAGACCCAGCTCGCCACGCTCGCCTTCCGGCAGGTGGCGATGGAGTACGACAAGGTCCCCTCGAAGCTCGAGGACGAGAAGCTGCGCTGGGAGCGGCTCGTCGCCGAACTGGGGCGATTCGACGCGATCCGGCCCGACGATCCGGACGTCGAGGCGATCGGCGACGTCTCGGCCGAGGCCCCGCCGACGGTCATCCCGGGGGACCGCGGCGCCGAGGAGATCGAGCCGGGCATCCTGTCCATCCTCGACCCCGCGCCCGACGCCATCAACCCGCCCCGGGGGTGGCCGTCCTCGACCGGACGGCGGACGGCGCTGGCTGCCTGGCTGACCGACACGTCGAACCCACTCGTTCCCCGGGTGATGGTCAATCGCCTCTGGCAGGGGCATTTCGGCCGGGGAATCGTGCCCACGACCAGCGACTTCGGCCGGCTGGGGGAGGCCCCCTCCCACCCCGAGCTGCTCGACTGGCTGGCGACGACGCTGATCGAGGAGGGCTGGAGCCTCAAGTCGATCCACCGCCTGATGATGACCTCGGCGACCTACCGCCAGGCGTCCTCCCGGGAGGACCTCACCGCCTGCAAGGCGATCGACCCGGACAACGCCCTGCTCTGGATGATGCCATCCCACCGGCTCGAGGCCGAGCCGATCTGGGACGCCATGCTCGCCGTCAGCGGCGAGCTGGACCCGGAAATGGGGGGGCCGAGCGTCACGCCCGAGGCGCCCCGGCGGGCCGTCTACACCCGGTTCCTCCGCAACACGAAGGACCCGCTGCTGGGCGCCTTCGACGTGGCCGACGGCTACCTCAGCACCGCTCAGCGGAACGTGACCACGGCGCCCACCCAATCGCTGTTGATGATCAACGGCTCCTGGACGCTGGACCGGGCCAGGGCCTTCACCGACCGGCTGTTCGAGGACGCCACGCTCGACGCCGAGGCCCGGGTCGGCCTGGCCTTCCGCCTCGCCTTCGCCCGCCCTCCCGCCCGGGAGGAAGTGACGGCCGCCCTCGCCTTCGTCGGCGGCCGGGATGCCGGCGATCGCCTCGCCGCCGCCCCGCCTTGCGGCGACGAGGTGGGGGTTGGCACGGGCCTACCGGAGGCCGAGCGGACGGCCTGGGTGGACTTCTGTCACGTCCTGCTCAACGCGAGCGAGTTCCTGTACGTCGACTGA
- a CDS encoding DUF1501 domain-containing protein — protein MSIPFDPNRSPIPHRVDAPTRREMLLRGGAGFGALGLSYLLGNGSARADGPELVPDPEAWTRPEGAKSIIFLFMEGGPSQLDTFDPKPEVNRLAGQPLPSSIKRVILPMGEMESPLLESRRKWTRRGECGMWVSDWLPHIGECADDLVVVRSCISDGLNHVNGVCQMNTGSIRGGRPSLGSWVTYGLGTENENLPAYVVLQDNERATVAGGPRNWGTGFMPAVYQGTKLSGGEEPIPDLHAPEGVDDARQRRKLDLLSRLNRRHAEARPDQSELDARIASYELAFRMQAEAPEAVDLSAETEETRRLYGLDREETATFGRNCLLARRLVERGVRFIQLYHGAGSKWDAHSGIEKNHEENCRSMDLPIAGLLKDLKRRGLLDQTLVVWGGEFGRTPMSEKGDGRDHNPYGFTMWMAGAGLQGGRVIGQTDEFGLHAIEDRTHVHDLHATFLHLMGLDPDRLVFLHKGRPERATLNEGEVARRVVG, from the coding sequence ATGAGCATCCCCTTCGATCCGAACCGTTCGCCGATCCCCCACCGGGTCGACGCCCCGACCCGCCGCGAGATGCTGCTCCGGGGGGGCGCCGGGTTCGGGGCGCTCGGGTTGTCCTACCTCTTGGGCAACGGCTCGGCCCGGGCCGATGGCCCGGAGCTGGTGCCCGACCCCGAGGCCTGGACCCGTCCCGAAGGGGCCAAGAGCATCATCTTCCTGTTCATGGAAGGGGGCCCCAGCCAGCTCGACACGTTCGACCCCAAGCCGGAGGTCAACCGCCTCGCCGGTCAGCCCCTCCCGTCGAGCATCAAGCGGGTGATCCTGCCGATGGGGGAGATGGAATCTCCCCTGCTCGAATCCCGCCGCAAATGGACGCGACGCGGCGAGTGCGGCATGTGGGTGTCCGACTGGCTGCCCCACATCGGCGAGTGCGCGGATGACCTGGTCGTGGTCCGGTCGTGCATCTCCGACGGCCTGAACCACGTCAATGGCGTCTGCCAGATGAACACCGGCTCGATCCGGGGGGGCCGACCGAGCCTGGGGAGCTGGGTCACCTATGGGCTCGGGACCGAGAACGAGAACCTCCCCGCCTACGTCGTCCTGCAGGACAACGAGCGGGCGACCGTCGCCGGGGGCCCCCGGAACTGGGGGACCGGCTTCATGCCGGCCGTCTACCAGGGGACCAAGCTCAGCGGCGGGGAGGAGCCGATCCCCGATCTCCACGCTCCCGAGGGGGTCGACGACGCCCGGCAGCGCCGCAAGCTCGACCTGCTCTCCCGGCTCAATCGCCGACACGCCGAGGCCCGGCCCGATCAGAGCGAGCTGGATGCCCGGATCGCCTCCTACGAGCTGGCCTTCCGGATGCAGGCCGAGGCGCCCGAGGCGGTCGACCTCTCCGCCGAGACCGAGGAGACGCGGCGGCTCTACGGCCTCGACCGCGAGGAGACCGCCACCTTCGGCCGCAACTGCCTGCTGGCCCGGAGGCTGGTGGAGCGGGGCGTCCGGTTCATCCAGCTCTACCACGGCGCCGGGAGCAAGTGGGACGCCCACTCGGGGATCGAGAAGAACCACGAGGAGAATTGCCGGTCGATGGATCTGCCCATCGCCGGGCTCCTGAAGGATCTGAAGCGTCGCGGACTGCTCGACCAGACGCTCGTGGTCTGGGGGGGCGAGTTCGGCCGCACGCCGATGTCCGAGAAGGGGGACGGTCGCGACCACAACCCCTACGGCTTCACGATGTGGATGGCGGGGGCCGGGTTGCAGGGCGGTCGCGTGATCGGCCAGACCGACGAGTTCGGCCTGCACGCGATCGAGGACCGCACCCACGTCCACGACCTGCATGCCACCTTCCTGCACCTGATGGGCCTCGACCCCGACCGCCTCGTCTTCCTCCACAAGGGGAGGCCCGAGCGGGCGACCCTGAATGAGGGAGAAGTGGCGCGTCGGGTCGTCGGCTGA
- a CDS encoding M20/M25/M40 family metallo-hydrolase — MHPPRRLPTRAPALAFALALTATSPALPAEGPAAEPALARLQADVAFLADDAQGGRALGSSGIERSADYIAQVFEGLDLGTAPGLDGYFQPFEITGSPKLGSGQDLGVEVDAEGGEAIDGQLRRDFMPLSIGGGGDAEDLPIAFAGYGITTDEDAEFSYDDYDGLDVEGKAVIVLRRAPKYDVPGSPFAADGPRPPDAATFEHKAVNAFRHGARLVLLVNDSGSAEEQDELLQFTSAGTERYTTVPFVMAKRAFVDSILGAAGAPTLDELEERIAGGEELSPSSLALEGVTLDARIRVEQPKITAKNVIGVLEGSGPLADETVVIGAHYDHLGSGGMGSLAPFSREIHNGADDNASGTAMMLELARRLASRPDPLPRRVVFMAYSAEERGLLGSRYYVEEQPLYPIDQTAFMFNFDMVGRLNEERTLTVFGVDSTPGFRELVTAAGPSYDLSIRPNAQVAGNSDHASFHEKGVPVAFLFTGTHRDYHRPSDDVEKVNFEGMARIADFAEVLLLDVARRPQRPAFVAGDEPEPQPRVAGSSASLGTIPDYDDSVEGVRLNGVREGSAAEKAGLKGGDVIVGFGGAPVGTIYDFMEGLTTSKPGDTVAIEVRRGEETLTLEAVLDAAAPRDGHSED, encoded by the coding sequence ATGCACCCGCCCCGCCGACTGCCGACCCGGGCCCCTGCCCTCGCGTTCGCCCTGGCCCTCACGGCCACCTCGCCCGCCCTCCCGGCCGAGGGGCCGGCCGCGGAGCCCGCCCTCGCCCGGCTCCAGGCCGACGTCGCCTTCCTCGCCGACGACGCCCAGGGGGGCCGGGCCCTCGGGTCGAGCGGCATCGAACGATCGGCCGACTACATCGCGCAGGTGTTCGAGGGCCTCGACCTGGGCACCGCCCCTGGGCTCGACGGCTACTTCCAGCCGTTCGAGATCACCGGGTCGCCGAAGCTCGGCAGCGGACAGGATCTCGGCGTCGAGGTCGACGCCGAGGGCGGTGAGGCGATCGACGGCCAGCTCCGGCGCGATTTCATGCCCCTCTCCATCGGCGGCGGCGGCGACGCCGAAGATCTGCCGATCGCCTTCGCCGGGTACGGGATCACCACCGACGAGGACGCCGAATTCTCCTATGACGATTACGACGGGCTGGACGTCGAGGGCAAGGCCGTCATCGTCCTCCGACGCGCCCCGAAATACGACGTGCCGGGCAGCCCCTTCGCCGCCGACGGCCCCCGGCCCCCCGACGCCGCCACCTTCGAGCACAAGGCCGTCAACGCCTTCCGGCACGGGGCGAGGCTGGTGCTGCTGGTCAACGACTCGGGCAGCGCCGAGGAGCAGGACGAGCTGCTGCAGTTCACCTCGGCGGGCACCGAGCGGTACACGACCGTCCCCTTCGTCATGGCCAAGCGGGCCTTCGTCGACTCGATCCTGGGGGCGGCCGGGGCGCCGACGCTCGACGAGCTGGAGGAGCGGATCGCCGGCGGGGAGGAGCTGTCGCCGTCGAGCCTGGCGCTGGAAGGCGTCACGCTCGACGCCCGGATCCGGGTCGAGCAGCCGAAGATCACGGCGAAGAACGTGATCGGGGTGCTGGAGGGCTCCGGGCCCCTGGCCGACGAGACGGTCGTCATCGGCGCCCACTACGACCACCTCGGCAGCGGCGGCATGGGCTCGCTCGCCCCGTTCTCCCGGGAGATCCACAACGGGGCCGACGACAACGCCTCGGGGACGGCGATGATGCTGGAGCTGGCCCGACGGCTCGCCTCCAGGCCCGACCCCCTGCCCCGCCGGGTGGTCTTCATGGCCTACTCGGCCGAGGAGCGGGGGCTGCTCGGCTCGCGGTATTACGTCGAGGAGCAGCCGCTCTACCCGATCGATCAGACGGCGTTCATGTTCAACTTCGACATGGTCGGCCGCCTGAACGAGGAGCGGACGCTGACCGTCTTCGGCGTCGACAGCACGCCGGGGTTCCGGGAGCTGGTGACCGCCGCCGGCCCCTCGTACGACCTGTCGATCCGGCCCAATGCCCAGGTCGCGGGCAACAGCGACCACGCCTCCTTCCACGAGAAGGGCGTCCCGGTCGCCTTCCTCTTCACCGGCACCCACCGCGACTATCACCGGCCGAGCGACGACGTGGAGAAGGTGAACTTCGAGGGGATGGCCCGGATCGCCGACTTCGCCGAGGTCCTGCTGCTCGACGTGGCCCGGCGGCCCCAGCGGCCGGCATTTGTGGCCGGCGACGAGCCCGAGCCCCAGCCGAGGGTGGCCGGATCCTCGGCCTCGCTGGGGACGATCCCCGACTACGACGACAGCGTCGAGGGCGTCCGCCTCAACGGCGTCCGGGAGGGCAGCGCCGCCGAGAAGGCGGGCCTCAAGGGGGGCGACGTGATCGTCGGCTTCGGCGGCGCGCCGGTCGGCACGATCTACGACTTCATGGAAGGGCTGACCACCTCCAAGCCTGGCGACACGGTCGCGATCGAAGTCAGGCGTGGCGAGGAGACGCTGACGCTCGAAGCCGTCCTCGACGCCGCCGCCCCTCGGGACGGGCACAGCGAGGACTGA
- a CDS encoding ABC transporter ATP-binding protein produces MSRLLCEGLVKRYDRVAAVDEVSLDARGGEWLAVLGPPGAGKSTLARLIVGLESPDRGEIFLDDRLVQSTRPVDRGFGLLSQGEALWPHLSIAENVAYGMKGRGVPRKERRKKVEEALGSIGIEAIADRKPGDLDDLQRRRAELSRAIVDDPDLLILDEPTGLLDPRNRPAFREDLRRLRVESARTVVLLTHHRDDALALTDRLAIMDLGKVVQVGAPVEVYEAPADAFVAQLLGPTNLLQGQVAGASTGGELFVRTTIGRLVGRLSTRGEPPPGTPVTVAIRPESIRLGPSLPADANRFTATVERQSFQGPLRSIELRGPGEWPLVASALHPQAPELREGQSLTVAVSPEHVVVLLGRYATGPRAAEPAS; encoded by the coding sequence ATGAGCCGGCTCCTCTGCGAAGGGCTGGTGAAGCGGTACGACCGGGTCGCCGCGGTGGACGAGGTGAGCCTCGACGCCCGGGGGGGCGAGTGGCTCGCCGTGCTCGGCCCTCCCGGCGCGGGCAAGTCGACCCTCGCCCGGCTGATCGTCGGCCTGGAGTCGCCCGATCGAGGCGAGATCTTCCTGGATGACCGGCTGGTGCAATCGACCCGCCCCGTCGATCGGGGGTTCGGCCTGCTCAGCCAGGGGGAGGCCCTCTGGCCCCACCTGTCGATCGCCGAGAACGTCGCGTACGGCATGAAGGGGAGGGGCGTGCCCCGGAAGGAACGCCGGAAGAAGGTCGAGGAGGCGCTGGGCTCGATCGGCATCGAGGCGATCGCCGACCGCAAGCCCGGCGACCTAGACGACCTCCAGCGCCGCCGGGCCGAGCTGTCGAGGGCGATCGTCGACGACCCCGACCTCCTCATCCTCGACGAGCCGACCGGCCTGCTCGACCCCCGCAATCGCCCCGCCTTCCGGGAGGATCTCAGGAGGCTCCGGGTCGAATCGGCCCGGACGGTGGTCCTCCTCACCCACCACCGGGACGACGCCCTCGCCCTCACCGACCGCCTGGCGATCATGGACCTGGGGAAGGTGGTCCAGGTCGGCGCCCCGGTCGAGGTCTACGAGGCCCCGGCCGACGCCTTCGTCGCTCAATTGCTCGGCCCGACGAACCTGCTGCAGGGGCAGGTGGCCGGCGCATCGACCGGCGGCGAGCTGTTCGTGAGGACGACCATCGGCCGGCTCGTCGGCCGGCTGTCGACGAGGGGGGAGCCGCCGCCCGGGACCCCGGTGACGGTCGCCATCCGGCCCGAGTCGATCCGGCTCGGCCCGAGCCTGCCGGCCGACGCGAACCGGTTCACCGCGACGGTCGAGCGGCAATCGTTCCAGGGTCCGTTGCGGTCGATCGAGCTGCGGGGGCCGGGGGAATGGCCGCTGGTCGCCTCGGCCCTGCATCCCCAGGCGCCGGAACTCCGGGAGGGGCAGTCGCTGACCGTGGCCGTCTCCCCCGAGCACGTCGTCGTGCTGCTCGGCCGGTACGCGACCGGCCCGAGGGCCGCGGAGCCGGCGTCGTGA